The segment TATGTAGAGACAAAAAGCAAACACGGCTCAACATAATAATCAAACCAATCAACTCACGATTGAAAATAAATAAGCGCACATCTGGAAGAAGAAAAATCGGCACAAATactatttatttgaaacaaataaaGTCAAAATTCTTAtacggagtatttcggaacacaAGTGGAGAGATAAAATTCGAAAGCAAATCGCAGATGGAAAACGCTGAGgttcccccgggggaacagcGATCGGATCGTCCGCCTCGCTGGCACGCGGAGCGACCGAGTGAGACAGCGCAAAGCGGTGATTGGGCCCCACCATGAGCATCGTTATCCTTCCCCCGAGCGATCTCCTCCACAtgttcgtcctcttcctcgtcgtctggCGCTCCGTCCCGCCCCCACGCCGCCGGCGAGCCCACtctcttcctcgtcgccggcaggccaccgcgccgccttccCTCACCGTCGGAAGTCCTTGCTGTGCGTCCATGGAAACCAGGAAATCCAcgccgccgcgctccgccgccgcgccccagcCACGCCGCCGCGCCTTGCTTCGCCTTGCCCGCGCGCGGCCGCACTCTCCCGGACCTCCCCCTACTGCAGCAGCTGCGTCGCGTCCAAGTCGGCGCCCACGATGAGGCTCCTCGCGCGCGGTCGTCATCTCGGCCGACCCCCTCCACGTGCAACCCTCCGAGGTGGACGCCCCTACTTCTCCGAGCTCGAATCCCCCAAGGTCCCATCGACGCCGGTGGTGGTGCTCGGTGCGGACATGGCTGCGGCTACAAGGTCGGTCGGGCTTGCTACAAGGACGACCGGGCTTTGCTACAAAGGCGGTCGGCCTTGCTACCGGCGGTGGGCGGCCGGCTGCGCGAGCGGCGGGAGGCATTGCTACAAGGGGAGGGAGGCCTTGCTACATGGGGCGCCGGACCTTGCTACCGTGGCTCGCCCGGCTTTTGCTACAAGGGGGCGATCGGCCTTGCTACCGGCCGGACAGCTTATCTTCCTACCGGCGACATCTACAGTTTGCTACTTTTAAcgaaaaagattgctacaatttttGTGTTTTCTTGCTACTATAGCATATAATTTTTGCTACAaattctccggcgaggtctccggcgagtctccgacgaGGTTGGTTTGCTACAATAGGAaaaaaaaggttgctacaatttttatgtgtttttgctACTATAGCATATTTTTTTTGCTACTAAGTCTCCGGTGAGGTTACCGGTGGGTCTCCGGCgacatctccggcgagtctccggcgagactccggcgagactccggcggatctccggcgaggtctgtgTTTTTAGGTGAAAATAGAGTTTGCTACAATTAAACcttttttgctactttggtgcATTATGGTAGCAAAAGTGGGAGAGAGGGCTGGTTGGTTTGATCGAACGGCCGGAAACGTTCCAGATCTGTTGATCGGACGGTTGGGGACTAGGGGGATTAGAATtctaatcccccgggggacgcccagcactccCCATCGCAGATTCGCCGCGAGGTAGCAGAACACAGTCCGGCCAATGAACGGGCGACATGTGCCGTGCTGGTCTGAGAGATCGGGCTAAACAAGCATTTAATTAATCCATCCATCGGGATGGGGCccaccttgtcagaggagatatcGTGGCTGCAAATCGTGGCCCCCTTCttcatcaccaccacctcctcgCGACCCTGTCCAGCCAGCCAGCACAGCCCAgatcgagcgagcgagcgagagaCCCGTCTCCCTCCTCCTCTCTACGCTCCCCCGTGATCTCATCTGAGAGCACCCGCCGGGCCGCCGACGACGCCTGCCCCCCGCCGGCCGCCATGGCGCACGGCGACCGCATGACCACCTTCGAGGAGAGCGAGAGGGAGAGCGAGTACGGCTACGTCCGCAAGGTCTGTCTGTCTGCATCCCCTCTCTTCCTGTCCCTGTCCCTGTCCCTGTCCCCTGCACCGGCTGGATCGCGAGACCCCGTCGCGTGGATCTCCGATGCGTAGATGCGGTAGCCTCGGGTCGGAATCGGGGCGCCTCTGGATCTCTCCATCCACCGCGCGCCTCGATCGCGGGGATGTGCTGCCCGCACGCGTGAATTGGGCGGGTCGGGAGGGCTCGATTCGTTGAATTGGGCTGATTGGTTTCGGATTCCGACGGGTGTTCGGATCGTCAGATTGCGTTCGCATTATCGGGGTCAATGGGGTGCCCCAATAGGTGTTCTAATCTCAGCTACCCAACTAGTACATCCTGCAACTATTGTCCTCGGGTTGGGTCAGATCGTGAGATCGTGCCCCGATTTGCCTCTAACCGAGTGGTCCTGCTTACCCGATGAGGCACATGTGCTGATCCGTTATACCACGGGGTCTTCTGATTGGTTCATCTATCGTCATGCATTGTCTCACCCGAATGCTCTGCTCTTCCAGGTCTCCGGGCCCGTGGTCGTCGCCGATGGCATGGGCGGGGCCGCCATGTACGAGCTCGTCCGTGTCGGCCACGACTCCCTCATCGGGGAGATTATCCGTCTCGAGGGCGATTCTGCCACAATTCAAGGTATGGCAAACCTCAATTCTTCATCCTTGCATTCTCTTGGAGAGTTTTTCTTCATAACTGGGATCTAACGAATTTTATCTGTCGCTGATGTAAAACGCAGTTTACGAGGAAACCGCCGGGCTGATGGTTAATGACCCGGTGTTGAGAACAAAGAAGGTGAATTCAGTACTGAGGTCGATGTGCATCTCACAGATAAAATTCAATCCGCTTTGACACAACATGGCTATTTTCTATGCAGCCTCTTTCGTGTGAGCTTGGACCCGGTATTCTTGGAAACATCTTTGACGGAATCCAGGTAAGATAAACGCAGCCTAGGCACATTCATTACGTTTACCAAGAGTTTTTGTTGTGATGGTATGATGACTTTATAATCTTCTCGTTGCAGCGCCCTCTGAAAACTATTGCTATCAAATCCGGAGATGTCTACATTCCTCGTGGTGTTTCAGTCCCTGCCCTCGATAAAGATCAGCTCTGGGAATTCCAGCCAAACCAGCTAGGTAGATTTACGTCGTAACATGCTAGTATAAAAGATAGGCATGCTGTTAATGTCCTCTTGTTAAGTTTTGTCCTGTACATGAAGATCACTAACTATTCGGTCCTTTGTTCCAGGGGTTGGAGATGCTATCACAAATGGAGATCTATACGCTGTGAGTTTGCTGAATATCTGTTCCTTCTTTATAATTTTCTTATTCTGCAATCTGTGGACGCATGCTCTTAACTTCCCCTATATGCATCCCTATATTGTGTTACTTCCTTGCAGACCGTATTTGAGAACACATTGATGAAACATCATGTTGCGCTCCCTCCTGGTGCTATGGGAAAAATTAGCTATATTGCCCCTGCTGGTCAGTACAGTTTGCAGGTTAGTAGATGCTGCCTATACTAAAGATCTGCTGCTTTATCTCTTCTTGTTATTAACTTCATTTGACGACCTTATTACTTGTTATGCAGGATACAGTGCTGGAATTGGAGTTCCAGGGCATCAAAAAGGAGTTCACTATGCTCCACGTAAAGCATTTTCCCTTCGTAAAGTTTGAATATGCCATGATTGCACATctctgaacgattttcatatttctGCTCTGCAGACATGGCCTGTGCGGACACCAAGGCCTGTTGCGTCAAAACTTGCTGCCGATACGCCTCTTCTGACTGGACAGGTATATTTGCTAGCTACTCAAggatattttgtatttgtgtaaaTATTTGTTTGGCAAATTGATGTTTGGTGCTACTCCATGAATTGTTGATGCATCTCACATGTATCGTGATCTTTTTTTTAGCGTGTACTCGATGCTCTGTTCCCCTCTGTGCTTGGAGGAACATGTGCTATTCCTGGAGCTTTTGGTTGTGGAAAAACTGTCATTAGTCAGGCACTCTCAAAGGTCTTACAGCTATTCACCTCCTGTTTCATAATGGCTATGTTATTCCAGCTCTGGACGTTGGCTTTTAAGTGACTCAACTTTGTTAAACTTTACTGACTTAATTTACCTTATACAGTATTCCAATTCCGACACTGTGGTTTATGTGGGCTGTGGTGAAAGAGGAAACGAGATGGCTGAGGTCCTTATGGACTTCCCGCAATTGACAATGACGTTGCCTGATGGACGTGAAGAGTCAGTCATGAAGAGAACAACACTTGTGGCTAACACCTCCAACATGCCTGTCGCTGCGCGTGAAGCGTCCATCTATACAGGTAACATATAATTGGTTGATTTTTTCTGTTTGCATTCCAGATTTCGAGTATTGTAACAAGCATGCCTTTCTATCTTATGCAGTTCATTGTGTTGCTCGCTTTACTAAACTACGTACTTATCTAAAGTAATCATGGTGTGGAAATTGTTGCAAGCTTGTGGTTTGCCCATTTGTGATCTATCTATGTACGATCAGAGATACCAGTTAGGTTTAGAATTTCTTGGGCTTCATGGTACAAATTTGAAAAACGCACCATATAAAAAGAGTAAAAGCAGTAACCACTGGTACATCTTGGGCATATCCCGAAGGTGTCCTTAGTTTTTAATAGAACTTTGTGGATATATGCATCCTATATTTGACTCCTTCATTTTAGACTTATAGTTTTCTTTATTATGGGAATTTGGTAGCGTAGGTCTTGTAGTGAATGATCCTAAGGATCTGCATCTCTAGTTTCCTGCTAATTTTCTAAAGAGCCTTTGCTTTTTATGCTTTGCAAATTATTTTTTCTATATGAACAAGACAATAATGTGCTATtttcctctaatccaggaattacaATTGCTGAATACTTCCGTGACATGGGCTACAATGTTAGTATGATGGCTGATTCCACATCCCGGTGGGCAGAAGCACTGCGTGAAATTTCTGGACGTTTGGTATGGTTCTTCCTTATTTCTGTTTATTGccatttttgtaccttattttcaCTGATGTATATATTTGCTAGTGCAAAACGAGAATTCCTTATTAATTTCTAAAGTCCCTAACTTGCTATTCATGGGGTAGAGTTTTTTTTCTCCTTTGTATCAATCCTGGATTATGAATTTATATGACCAGTGTTGTTTACTTTTTCCTCTTTACTAAGTTCTTTTTTGTTAAAGAACCTGATGGTAGCTGACAGTACTTTCAGTTTCAAGGATATAATTGCAGATGGTAGTTAGGACATATTTGCTGAAACAGAAGTAAAATCTACAACACCCTGTCAAGATATTTAACTCTATTTCGAATTAAAAGTTACCCTTGCACACGTGTTGATTACTGATTTACTGCATACTATTGTGGTTTTTTGAACTAATGGTGTGCTTTGTATGCTGTAGGCTGAAATGCCTGCAGATAGTGGTTACCCTGCGTATTTGGCTTCACGTTTGGCATCTTTCTATGAACGTGCTGGGAAGGTGCAATGTCTTGGCAGTCCAGACCGGACAGGCAGTGTCACAATTGTCGGCGCTGTTTCTCCCCCTGGTGGAGATTTTTCAGATCCTGTCACCTCTGCAACCCTCAGTATTGTGCAGGTAAGGAAACTTTTCGGTTACTCCAATCTTTAGGTCCAAACAATACTGACAGAATATCTATTGCGTTTATACTACCAAGTACTAATTAACTTCTCTGAATTGCAGGTCTTCTGGGGATTGGATAAGAAGTTGGCTCAAAGAAAGCATTTCCCTTCTGTCAATTGGCTCATTTCTTACTCGAAATATGCCACGGTTATTCTCTAACTTACCTTAGGATGTCAATGCAATTACTATCTTCTCTGAATTCTCTACTCTACAGTaagacaaaaaaaatgataaaaagagaCCGATAGACTTTGTAGATGGTGTAAAGTGTAAATACTTCCATATGTACTAAGGCCCTTAGGATAGATAAGATGAACTCCAAATGATTTATACCAATCGTATAAATCGTTTTTATGTGTTAATGGAAGTTGCATTGGATGATTTTGTAGTTTCACTGGATCTGTCAGTCTTGTAAATAATTACAGCTGAAATTGCAGAAAATTAGAAAATTTATATCTCTTAGATCTTGTACTTCTGTGGCATTTGGTATCTGACTGATTCTTGTCAGTCTGACAATGTTCACATCCCATACTTATGGTGCATGCATCTTACATTAATAATCGCGAACATACTATTATTTGGTGAGCGCGTGTAGGCAGGAGAAGCTACACATATTGTATTTCTTCTGTCATTCTGTGCACATATTTATCTGCTGTTATGTTGTGTCTTGTATATTAAAGTTTGTTTCTGTAAAAAAGTTTCCCGTTAATTTGTTATGCTTGTGTATATGTGTTAAACATGGCACTAAAATGGTAGTTCAAAAAAACGTGGCACTAAAATGATGTTTTCTTCTGAGATGTTAAACTCCAGGGATTTTGTTTGCTGTAACACAGTATTTTCTGTACTGTAGGCTTTGGAAGGCTTCTATGATAAGTTCGATTCTAGCTTTATTGATATGAGAACAAAGGCACGTGAGGTGTTGCAGAGAGAGGATGACCTAAATGAAATTGTCCAGGTATTCATATTCACCATCATGTTCTTAATTCACAATAAATTTTGCAAACTCTTCAATTTATATTTTAGTGTTATTGTATATTCGGAAGAGTTCACATAATGCAATTTCTGCCGCATGAGCATCATCACTGGACTAATATTTTGCCAACTTGTCAGCTTGTTGGTAAAGATGCATTGGGAGAAGGTGACAAGATTACGTTGGAGACAGCCAAGCTTCTGAGGGAAGATTATTTGGCGCAGAACGCATTTACCCCGTGAGTGATACCAGCGTCTGCTTTATATGAATAATCTTCTATGCCTAACCTTTGTTTTTAACTGAGAACGAATATTTGTTGAAACAGATATGACAAGTATTGTCCATTCTACAAATCAGTTTGGATGATGCGCAACATTATTCATTTCAACACATTAGCGAACCAGGTAATCCCTCTTTTTGTGACCTTTTTTAGCCTTAAAGCTTAGGTTGCACAAACAGTTTAGATGTTTGAACTTGAAAGTATATATTTTTGACTGATGCATGCCTATCGTGTAAAGTTTGATATTGCTGAATCTTGATCTAGGGGCTTATTGCAAAAATAGTTGAACCTAGGTGTTTCCATGGTTCCCTTGTCAATAATTGCACCCTGCTTTATTTTATCCTCAACTCTATGGCAGTATCTAAGTACTTTTGAGTTTCAAGTAGGCCTGAAAAGGACACTGTTAGTCACGCCTAATCCAACTGTTTATGCACCATAGCCAGTTCCATTTATCCAGGTCAAAGTGAAAGTTCCAGTTAACTACGTTTTTCTTGATGACAAATGATTCACCACCCCGAGTCTGTTTGATCTGTCTTCCCTGCCTCatcggtttggattttgatgtgcCCTCATCATGTTGACACTCAGTGTCAGGCTATGATAGTGATGATGAACAGATATGGGCTTAAGTAAACTATTTATGCTAAAGTCTACGGCTAGACCTGTGCACCTTTGGCCTGAATTGTTCTGGTTAATTGCATAAACGTTAAGGCAACTGTAATTTACTCAAGTAAAATCTGGCAATGAGCTGGGACTTAGACTTAATATAATCCATTCAATAAAGGTACATAGCGCATGATAAGGAAATAAAGTAGCCATCAGATACATGGATGTTTTGGGGAAATGAGTGGTGATAGGCGCTGCATCCTTATATTTGCAACTTCTGATATATAAACCCATATGTTCTATAAACTATTTCCATTTACTGAAACTAAGTTTCTTGTTGTAGTAGTAGGTGAATGCCAGAGGTAGTTCCCATCGTAGAAGAAATATCCACAAATGTTAATATATGTATGTATGGTTTGCAGGCTGTGGAGCGAGCAGCTAATGCTGAAGGGCATAAGATAACCTACGCCGTTGTAAAGAGTCGCATGGGTGATCTATTTTACCGCCTTGTGTAAGTATTTCAGGCCATAATCAAGTTGTTACCTATTGATTGATGTTTCTTCTTGAATATTTTGGTTAGACTAAAAAATTAACATATTTCTTTTGTATGAAACAGATCTCAAAAGTTCGAAGACCCTGCAGAAGGCGAAGACGTCCTGGTTGCGAAATTCCAGAAACTTTACGATGACCTTACCACCGGATTCCGCAACCTAGAAGATGAGGCTAGGTAAaaaattgtgtatgccaccatGTAAACAATAAGGAGCACCAAATGCTGTGAAGGAACAGACTTGCGCGCAGTTTTCTTTGCTTCACCGGAGTTTGTAGATGTGAATTACGTTCCAGGACCCCCCCTTTTTCGCGACGACTTCACTTGTTTTTCAGGACTACATTGTTTGGTCTCCAGTGCCGTGGATGCACTCATTATTTTTTGATGTACCATTATTTGTTGTAAGATAAGATCCTGGTGGGCATGTTCATAGTTGAATAAGCACGATGTCCATCTAGTTGAACATCATCAATAATGTCTATATTTATTTGCCATTATCCCCTCTTTGTGATTTACTGTTTCAGTGGTAAATAGGTAATGTCCTCGTTTTTTTTCTAACTTTCACTGCCAATATATTACTCACTGGTGTCAATAATTTAAAGAAACCATTAACAGAAAATAAGAGCAACAAAGTCCCTGATCGGGCGCAATTTTCAAACTTTCACTGCCAATATATCACTTGAAATGACTCAGCTGATTACCCTGCTTCAACAGCAAGAGAGCTGTCCCACATCAGGATCAGAAACCACACAAGAAATACCTTTAACGCCATGGAAATCTCAAATgcatcctttgcgttttctcgaaaaaagaaATCTCAAATGCATGGGATCACTTTTGAAAGTTCAGGAGGAAGCGGAGACGGATTGATCGGGAGCAGCAGCAGCGGATTGTCTCTACCTATGTTGTCCCTGCTTTTGCTTGGACGCTTGCCTGCAACTGCAAGTGGAACAGCCGGAAGCCACTTTCGTGCGTTTTCTGACGAGAATGTTCAGCCTGCGCACACCGGGCAGGATGCGTGTGCCTGGAAGCATTTGCTTTCGTTTCTTGCTCTACGTGGATGGTTTTGGTTTGTACTTTTGCTTTGCATTAGTGTAGCTGACTAGTTGCGTGCAATTCTATGTACGGTAGCAGAAGTCGTGGAGATTTCCAGAATCCTGAGAGATTGATCATGGGCTACAAAAGTTGTCCTTTGGGTGTACGGATTTTGTTCGTTCGTATTCATTCGACGCAGAAAATGGAACAGAAACAGTTTCTATGAACTCCGGCTCCCCAATTTTTCTGGTTCCCGTCAGAAACAAAAAATTTTTTTGAAGTAAGAATTTCCATGAACTCGGGCTCCCCAATTTTCCACAATTTCTGTGGAATTTTCTGGTTCCATCTGCCCGCTTTTGTACTTTGCATTACTCGCCGTGCAGCAGTACTTTTGTACCG is part of the Lolium rigidum isolate FL_2022 unplaced genomic scaffold, APGP_CSIRO_Lrig_0.1 contig_35171_1, whole genome shotgun sequence genome and harbors:
- the LOC124681183 gene encoding V-type proton ATPase catalytic subunit A codes for the protein MAHGDRMTTFEESERESEYGYVRKVSGPVVVADGMGGAAMYELVRVGHDSLIGEIIRLEGDSATIQVYEETAGLMVNDPVLRTKKPLSCELGPGILGNIFDGIQRPLKTIAIKSGDVYIPRGVSVPALDKDQLWEFQPNQLGVGDAITNGDLYATVFENTLMKHHVALPPGAMGKISYIAPAGQYSLQDTVLELEFQGIKKEFTMLHTWPVRTPRPVASKLAADTPLLTGQRVLDALFPSVLGGTCAIPGAFGCGKTVISQALSKYSNSDTVVYVGCGERGNEMAEVLMDFPQLTMTLPDGREESVMKRTTLVANTSNMPVAAREASIYTGITIAEYFRDMGYNVSMMADSTSRWAEALREISGRLAEMPADSGYPAYLASRLASFYERAGKVQCLGSPDRTGSVTIVGAVSPPGGDFSDPVTSATLSIVQVFWGLDKKLAQRKHFPSVNWLISYSKYATALEGFYDKFDSSFIDMRTKAREVLQREDDLNEIVQLVGKDALGEGDKITLETAKLLREDYLAQNAFTPYDKYCPFYKSVWMMRNIIHFNTLANQAVERAANAEGHKITYAVVKSRMGDLFYRLVSQKFEDPAEGEDVLVAKFQKLYDDLTTGFRNLEDEAR